A genomic stretch from Mycobacterium paraterrae includes:
- a CDS encoding non-ribosomal peptide synthetase, producing MTDDIAALSPEEKRVLLARLLMEKAEASASAHPLSHGQRSLWFLHQLAPGSPAYTITYAGLIRGELDVAALEAAAQALVDRHEILRTTYTTRDGQPVQLVHPRLPVRVNRIELPPEEARRWLRREADRPFDLRTGPVVRFNLIAQGPGEHLLVLTLHHMAVDMWSIDLILDELRQLYAAQHGSPPPPPVAMRYVDYARDHTLAIEGAEGERLWRYWRGQLAGETPTLRLPADRPRGAVQTYRGAVHRFTIDRALTLQLKEIGRNAGATPYMTLFAAYATLLHRYSGQDDLLIGSPFGCRDHPGLASLVGYIANPVVLRPDLSGDPSFISLLGRVKSVVLEALEHQDFPFSVLVERLDPVRDLSRTPLFQVSFAWEQTRRFQEGAASEAGTLDLATVHIGQGGAPLDLMLLMGEQDGELLCALQYSTDLFDDATIERMAEHFTTLLTGIAAAPDAKLSQLPVRTEAERLRQAAWNETVVRFDAARSLPDMVSEVAKRSPTDVAVTFGERELTYAELDRRADLVADHLQALGVEPDNVVVVLLDRSEDLVVALLGVAKSGAAFMPLDPGQPANRVAAMIAASKASAVVTHQRNSSVISGFEGQRLVLDRLPETPAVHARPVTPSNGLAYVVHTSGSTGVPKRVFNTHVGFRNLLLWMQSTYRLTADDRFLHHTPVTFDASLAEIFLPLIVGAQLVVAKPDGHRDAAYLVRTIAERSITQIVHVVPSMLQSWLAEPDFRECVTLRRVTCGGEALPYDLAQRFLNTSAAELWNEYGPAESAVTATYAHCKRGAPGPSIPIGRPISNVQIHLLDAHLQPVPVGVPGELYIGGAGVGRGYDAQPGLTATRFVADPFAAQPGQMLYRTGDLARYRSDGNIEYLGRADNQVEIRGVRIEPGEIEAALVRHPEVTEAVVVAATDERGHTQLTAHVAASTESGPATGQLRRFLLEWLPAAMLPSHFIVTHELPRTAGGKVDRKALADSASGTRERAREFVAARNRTEEILAAIWCTVLGVERVGVHDDFFALGGSSTHSLEVAVRAQAAGMPLKPESVFLFGTIAELAEEYGQTVEGNVTGPTAVEAHDVRPETQARPMPAPERPTRNTVIESIGTYLPFKEVSTADLLAGCVNDVGIPLEKLTGIKRRRVAAEGEFSIDLARQAVADCMSRSSYRPAEIELLISCSISRYDGPDQKFVFEPSTAARLRDLCGLDNALAFDITNACAGMFTGIAIADAFLQTGLVGRALVVSGEYITHISETAQREIEGPMDPRLACLTVGDAGAAVLLERGPNDRAGFHDIDIATLSRYAPMCIGKATGGAGGGAIMTVDSIAATAIAVKAAVPYVAAVMRRHGWRPEHSDHIVMHQTSESSLNDAVGAVNRMFGEGSANPGNTIYNLAERGNTASTTHFVALKDHILSNRIRSGDNAVFGISGSGQTVGAALYTFDDLPDRMRRGSDERRGDTPHDGATTEPPPPPAVGIAGVGTIPAGPTGSRGSVELATQAAAQCLDRTGFDRDQLGVIIHAGVYREEFISEPAIAALVAGELGVNDDIRSPDGPKTLAFDVFNGAVGFLNACQVAVQMIGAGKTAHAMVTASEIENNAGSDAHPAYGLSESGSAVILSPTNDDKGFGRFVFRHHPDYADALTTYTRHTDGRTWLEIERDPDLAALYLDTIANAVGELLKLEAIAPADIAAVFPPHLSQRDREELATRLGIAASLFVVPPTDTDPFSSSVPLGLQHAWQHGMVGSGDVGLIVSVGSGLQVGCTTYRF from the coding sequence AGGCCGACCGTCCGTTCGATCTGCGCACGGGTCCGGTGGTGCGGTTCAACCTGATCGCCCAGGGACCGGGCGAGCACCTGCTCGTGTTGACGCTGCATCACATGGCGGTGGACATGTGGTCGATCGACCTCATCCTCGACGAGCTTCGCCAGTTGTATGCCGCGCAGCACGGCTCGCCGCCCCCGCCGCCGGTGGCCATGCGGTACGTCGACTACGCCCGCGATCACACCTTGGCCATCGAAGGAGCCGAGGGCGAGCGGCTGTGGCGGTATTGGCGCGGGCAGCTGGCCGGTGAGACGCCGACGCTTCGGCTGCCCGCCGACCGGCCGCGTGGCGCGGTTCAGACCTACCGTGGCGCCGTCCATCGCTTCACCATCGACCGCGCTCTGACGTTGCAGCTCAAAGAGATTGGTCGCAACGCCGGTGCGACCCCGTACATGACGCTGTTCGCGGCGTACGCCACGCTGCTGCACCGCTACAGCGGTCAGGACGATCTGCTGATCGGCTCACCGTTCGGCTGCCGTGACCATCCTGGACTTGCCAGCCTGGTGGGCTACATCGCCAACCCCGTCGTGCTGCGACCCGACCTCAGCGGGGATCCTAGCTTCATCTCGTTGTTGGGACGCGTCAAATCCGTCGTTCTGGAAGCCTTGGAGCACCAAGACTTTCCGTTCTCCGTGCTCGTCGAAAGACTCGATCCCGTCCGCGACCTGAGCCGTACGCCGCTATTCCAGGTCTCGTTCGCCTGGGAGCAGACCCGGCGTTTCCAAGAGGGTGCGGCGTCCGAAGCGGGCACGCTGGACTTGGCGACCGTTCACATCGGTCAAGGCGGTGCGCCGCTGGACCTGATGCTGCTGATGGGCGAACAGGACGGCGAATTGCTGTGCGCCCTGCAATACAGCACCGACCTTTTCGACGACGCGACGATCGAACGGATGGCCGAGCATTTCACGACGTTGCTCACGGGCATCGCCGCCGCGCCGGACGCCAAGCTGTCACAGCTGCCGGTCCGCACCGAAGCGGAGCGGTTACGGCAGGCAGCGTGGAATGAGACTGTGGTCCGCTTCGACGCTGCCCGAAGCCTGCCCGACATGGTGAGCGAGGTGGCCAAGCGCAGCCCGACAGACGTCGCGGTCACATTCGGCGAACGTGAGCTGACCTACGCCGAACTCGACCGACGGGCCGACCTTGTCGCGGATCACCTGCAGGCGTTAGGCGTCGAGCCGGACAACGTCGTCGTGGTTCTGCTGGACCGCAGTGAAGATCTCGTCGTGGCGCTGCTCGGTGTCGCGAAGTCCGGTGCGGCTTTCATGCCGCTCGACCCAGGGCAGCCGGCGAATCGCGTCGCTGCGATGATCGCGGCATCGAAAGCGTCCGCGGTAGTGACGCACCAGCGAAACTCAAGCGTTATCAGCGGCTTTGAGGGGCAGCGCCTCGTCCTGGACCGGTTACCGGAGACGCCCGCCGTCCACGCGCGACCCGTCACACCGTCGAACGGGTTGGCCTACGTCGTTCACACCTCGGGCTCGACCGGCGTACCGAAAAGGGTGTTCAACACCCACGTGGGGTTCCGTAATCTGCTGCTCTGGATGCAGTCGACGTACCGCCTGACCGCCGACGATCGCTTCCTGCATCACACCCCGGTGACCTTCGACGCGTCGCTTGCGGAGATCTTCTTGCCGCTGATCGTCGGCGCGCAGCTGGTGGTCGCCAAACCCGACGGCCACCGCGATGCGGCGTACCTGGTGCGGACGATCGCCGAGCGGAGCATCACCCAGATTGTGCACGTCGTTCCCTCGATGTTGCAGTCCTGGCTCGCCGAACCCGATTTCCGCGAGTGCGTGACGCTGCGCCGCGTCACGTGCGGCGGCGAGGCCCTGCCCTACGACCTTGCCCAGCGTTTCCTGAACACCTCCGCGGCCGAATTGTGGAACGAGTACGGCCCGGCCGAATCCGCCGTCACCGCTACCTATGCGCACTGCAAGCGCGGTGCGCCCGGGCCGTCGATCCCGATCGGGCGACCGATTTCCAACGTCCAGATCCATCTGCTCGACGCCCACCTGCAGCCGGTACCGGTCGGGGTGCCCGGAGAGCTTTACATCGGCGGGGCCGGCGTCGGCCGCGGCTACGACGCTCAACCCGGCCTGACCGCCACCAGGTTCGTCGCCGACCCATTCGCCGCCCAACCGGGCCAAATGCTCTACCGCACAGGCGATCTGGCGCGTTACCGGTCCGACGGGAACATCGAATACCTCGGGCGCGCCGACAACCAGGTCGAAATCCGGGGTGTCCGAATCGAACCCGGGGAGATCGAGGCCGCACTCGTCAGGCATCCCGAAGTGACGGAGGCCGTCGTGGTCGCCGCGACCGATGAGCGCGGCCACACCCAGTTGACCGCCCACGTCGCGGCCAGCACCGAATCCGGCCCGGCCACCGGGCAGCTGCGGCGTTTCCTCCTGGAGTGGCTGCCCGCGGCCATGCTGCCATCCCATTTCATCGTGACGCACGAACTACCGCGCACCGCTGGGGGCAAAGTCGACCGTAAGGCACTCGCCGACTCCGCCTCGGGCACAAGGGAACGCGCACGAGAGTTCGTCGCCGCCCGCAACCGGACAGAAGAGATTCTGGCCGCGATCTGGTGCACGGTGCTCGGCGTCGAACGGGTCGGCGTGCACGACGACTTCTTCGCGCTCGGCGGCTCGTCGACGCACAGCCTGGAGGTCGCGGTGCGCGCGCAGGCCGCCGGGATGCCGCTCAAGCCGGAGTCGGTGTTCTTGTTCGGCACGATCGCCGAACTCGCCGAGGAATACGGGCAGACCGTCGAGGGCAATGTCACCGGACCGACCGCTGTCGAGGCGCACGATGTCAGGCCCGAAACACAGGCGCGGCCGATGCCAGCGCCCGAGCGGCCGACCCGCAACACCGTGATCGAAAGTATCGGCACCTACTTGCCTTTCAAAGAAGTGTCCACCGCAGATTTGCTCGCCGGTTGCGTCAACGACGTCGGCATACCGCTGGAAAAGCTGACCGGCATCAAGCGTCGACGAGTCGCCGCCGAGGGTGAATTCTCCATCGACCTCGCTCGCCAAGCCGTCGCCGACTGCATGTCCCGGTCGAGCTACCGGCCGGCGGAGATCGAGCTATTGATCTCGTGCAGCATCTCCCGGTACGACGGACCCGACCAGAAGTTCGTCTTCGAGCCCAGCACCGCGGCGCGGTTACGAGATCTGTGTGGTCTCGACAACGCGCTGGCTTTCGACATCACCAACGCGTGCGCCGGCATGTTCACCGGGATTGCGATCGCCGATGCGTTCCTGCAGACCGGGTTGGTCGGGCGAGCACTGGTGGTGAGCGGCGAATACATCACTCACATCAGCGAAACCGCGCAGCGAGAGATCGAGGGTCCGATGGATCCGCGCCTGGCCTGCCTGACGGTCGGGGATGCTGGTGCCGCAGTGCTTCTCGAACGGGGACCTAACGATCGCGCCGGCTTCCACGACATCGACATCGCCACGCTCAGCCGCTACGCCCCGATGTGCATTGGGAAAGCGACCGGCGGAGCCGGCGGCGGCGCGATCATGACCGTCGACTCGATCGCCGCGACCGCGATCGCGGTGAAAGCAGCGGTGCCGTACGTGGCCGCGGTGATGCGCCGCCACGGTTGGCGGCCCGAGCATTCCGACCACATCGTGATGCACCAGACATCGGAGTCGTCACTCAACGACGCCGTCGGCGCGGTGAACCGGATGTTCGGCGAAGGATCCGCCAATCCGGGAAACACCATCTACAACCTTGCCGAGCGCGGGAATACCGCTAGCACAACTCATTTCGTGGCTCTCAAGGACCACATCCTGAGTAATCGAATCCGTTCAGGTGACAACGCGGTGTTCGGCATCAGCGGCTCCGGGCAGACCGTCGGCGCCGCGCTGTACACCTTCGACGATCTGCCCGACCGGATGCGGCGCGGTTCCGACGAACGCCGCGGCGACACACCGCACGACGGCGCGACTACCGAACCGCCCCCGCCGCCCGCGGTCGGTATCGCCGGAGTCGGCACGATCCCCGCCGGTCCGACCGGGTCGCGCGGCTCGGTGGAACTGGCGACCCAGGCCGCCGCGCAATGCCTCGATCGGACCGGCTTCGACCGCGACCAGTTGGGGGTGATCATCCATGCCGGTGTGTATCGCGAGGAGTTCATCAGCGAACCGGCCATCGCGGCGCTTGTCGCCGGCGAACTCGGGGTGAACGACGACATTCGATCCCCCGACGGTCCGAAGACCCTGGCCTTCGATGTGTTCAATGGCGCGGTCGGGTTCCTCAACGCCTGCCAAGTCGCCGTTCAGATGATCGGCGCGGGAAAGACCGCACACGCGATGGTCACCGCCTCGGAGATCGAGAACAACGCCGGCAGCGACGCGCATCCCGCATACGGCCTGAGTGAATCGGGATCGGCGGTTATCCTGTCACCGACCAACGACGACAAGGGTTTCGGTCGGTTCGTGTTCCGCCACCATCCTGACTATGCCGACGCGCTCACCACCTACACCCGCCACACCGATGGCCGCACCTGGCTCGAAATCGAGCGAGACCCGGACCTGGCCGCTCTTTACCTGGACACCATCGCGAATGCCGTCGGTGAGTTGCTCAAGCTCGAAGCGATCGCCCCGGCCGACATCGCGGCCGTGTTCCCACCGCATCTGTCGCAACGCGACCGTGAGGAACTGGCCACCCGATTGGGCATCGCCGCTTCGCTTTTCGTCGTTCCCCCCACCGACACCGACCCGTTCTCGTCGTCGGTGCCGCTGGGACTGCAGCACGCGTGGCAGCACGGGATGGTCGGCTCTGGAGACGTCGGATTGATCGTCAGCGTCGGCTCCGGGCTTCAGGTCGGCTGCACGACCTATCGCTTCTGA